A genomic window from Lotus japonicus ecotype B-129 chromosome 1, LjGifu_v1.2 includes:
- the LOC130728419 gene encoding protein MAINTENANCE OF MERISTEMS-like, producing the protein MPFGEMTITLDDVSAILHLPTGSRFYTPGRGERDEVAALCAQLLGGSVAAYLAEFEAAGGQNIRFITLKTMYTSAMDGGRYEDAARIWLVNQLGATLFASKSGGYHTTIYWIGMLEDLGRVSEYAWGAIALASLYEQLSRASRRKTAQIGGFTSLVLSWAYEYISSSVIIRTEVPGYTQDQPRAQRWSTSRIAHSGLDERRVMLDELTVDDITWTPFEDHRDVRPRDPRALYSGYIRTPYGRSVSLHLPERVMRQFGFIQDIPRHPSEIQTTGSLAETADAAYAEFEPHLRPQGIPATYPGEAVEGYMRWYSRVSHVFIIPEDRREELSAVSAIRRGVELLEQSLEVPGAYAPGTQPRILTERALDLFRRSSFVGTQGVAFSAIRGAAAAGGRARGGRPRGGGARGGRARGEGDPGEGVRGGRARGPRGRRGRGRGE; encoded by the exons atgccgttcggggagatgactatcaccctggacgatGTGTCGGCTATTCTCCATCTTCCCAcagggtcgaggttctacactCCGGGCAGAGGGGAGCGAGACGAGGTTGCAGCGCTCTGCGCCCAGCtcctgggaggatctgttgctgCTTATCTGGCTGAGTTTGAGGCGGCGGGTGGCCAGAACATTCGGTTCATTACTTTGAAGACCATGTACACGTCTGCTATGGATG ggggacgctatgaggatgctgctaggatctggctggtgaaccagcttggtGCCACCCTCTTTGCCAGCAAGAGTGGTGGTTACCACACTACTATCTACTGGATCGGGATGCTTGAGGACCTCGGTCGCGTGTCGGAGTACGCGTGGGGTGCGATTGCGCTGGCTTCGTTGTACGAACAACTGAGTCGTGCTTCCCGCAGGAAGACAGCGCAGATCGGTGGGTTCACCTCCCTCGTGCTGTCATGGGCGTATGAGTACATATCCAGCAGCGTCATTATCAGGACGGAGGTCCCCGGCTAcacacaggaccagcctagggcgcagcggtggtccacgtctcggatcgcgcattccggactcgatgagagacgggtcatgctcgatgagcttacAGTGGATGATATCACATGGACCCCTTTTGAGGACCATCGAGATGTTCGACCGCGGGATCCCAGGGCCCTCTATTCCGGCTACATCCGGACACCTTACGGCCGGTCTGTGAGCCTACATCTACCAGAGCGGgttatgcgccagtttggcttcatacaggacatccctcgacacccctctgagatccagacgacggggtcccttgctgagaccgcagatgctgcctatgctgagtttgagccgcacctccgccctcaggggatacctgctacatatccgggagaggcggtggagggttacatgaggtggtatagcagagtgtcacatgtgttcatcatccctgaggataggagggaggagcttagtgccgtg tctgccatacgtaggggtgtggagttgttggagcagtccCTGGAGGTGCCAGGTGCTTATGCTCCAGGGACACAGCCCCGGATCCTCACGGAGAGGGCGCTCGATCTCTTTCGACGGAGTTCCTTCGTTGGTACCCAGGGAGTTGCCTTTTCTGCTATTCGAGGAGCCGCAGCTgcgggaggcagagctcgtggaggcagaccccgtggaggcggagctcgtggaggcagagctcgtggagagggtgatcctggagagggtgttcgtggaggtcgagctcgtggacccagaggtcgcagggggcggggtcggggagagtga
- the LOC130728420 gene encoding sulfated surface glycoprotein 185-like — protein MKGGRKRSRSSTVDDAEDRHERLHASTRRGDHRAASQAVEASAPSPSPSATPAGAPSPCPSATPPSSGPSTTAPSGTPAEPQPHPTPVSPMVELPLEETSGEQSSSEPSGEESASEASGEEEEPLILQEEIDAADVVPDVVAEGGADDDLIQRVAPFPGGLRICRFLRIILTTRLLGRGRHFFAQTRGTWTVGH, from the coding sequence atgaagggcgggagGAAGAGGTCTCGATCTTCTACAGTCGATGATGCAGAGGATCGCCACGagcgcttgcatgcttctacGCGGCGCGGCGACCATCGAGCAGCTAGTCAGGCGGTTGAGGCTTCGGCCCCGTCTCCGTCTCCGTCTGCTACTCCGGCCGGGGCTCCGTCTCCGTGTCCGTCTGCTACACCTCCGTCAAGTGGTCCATCTACTACAGCTCCGTCAGGTACTCCGGCTGAGCCTCAGCCTCATCCTACTCCGGTCTCTCCGATGGTTGAGTTACCTCTTGAGGAGACATCTGGCGAGCAGTCTTCTTCGGAGCCCAGTGGCGAGGAGTCTGCTTCTGAGGccagtggtgaggaggaggagcctcttattctccaggaggagattgatgctgctgatgtTGTGCCAGATGTGGTGGCAGAGGGCGGCGCGGATGACGACCTCATCCAGAGGGTGGCACCGTTTCCCGGGGGCCTGAGGATCTGTCGCTTCTTGCGCATTATCCTGACCACAAGGCTCCTTGGACGTGGCAGGCACTTCTTCGCACAGACCCGCGGTACGTGGACCGTCGGACATTGA